Proteins from one Novosphingobium pentaromativorans US6-1 genomic window:
- a CDS encoding glycosyltransferase: protein MERVALGLASEWERAGHKVTIVLGRAGCANLCSAPALDYWQIPTRLPTASWETPWMVHCLYSFLIENRVDILFCPGNTYAVVAAAVKMLLGDHAPPMILKVSNALDRPDMPPLMRRGYETWLRLQGTVFDRLVALSEPMQREIRERTLALPEQLATIANPVMPRRRLGLLAQLERRHTAVWSTRYLTAGRLVPQKNYRMLLRAFARAARTDDTLTIAGEGPERDALGRLAAELGIADRVRFPGHLASIDPLLAEADAFVLSSDYEGLPGVVVEALAAGLPVLATDCCVSMSCLLDNGRTGVLVPARCEESFAEGLAAIRQFRTDPARARAIAASFELEGAARRYSELMGDVVRQKERERRQKLRISCLSSQTRGPRLG, encoded by the coding sequence GTGGAGCGCGTGGCACTGGGCCTGGCGAGCGAATGGGAACGCGCCGGACACAAGGTCACGATCGTTCTTGGCCGTGCGGGCTGCGCAAACCTGTGCAGCGCGCCCGCCTTGGACTACTGGCAGATTCCGACCCGGCTGCCCACGGCATCCTGGGAAACGCCCTGGATGGTGCACTGCCTCTACAGCTTCCTGATCGAAAACCGGGTCGATATCCTGTTCTGCCCGGGCAACACTTATGCCGTCGTCGCAGCAGCGGTGAAGATGCTGCTGGGCGACCATGCGCCCCCGATGATCCTCAAGGTCAGCAACGCCCTCGACCGCCCGGACATGCCGCCGCTGATGCGCCGCGGCTATGAAACCTGGCTGCGCCTGCAGGGGACCGTGTTCGATCGCCTCGTTGCCCTGTCCGAGCCGATGCAGCGAGAGATCCGCGAACGCACGCTGGCCCTTCCCGAACAGCTTGCCACGATTGCCAATCCCGTCATGCCGCGCAGGCGGCTTGGCCTGCTTGCGCAGCTGGAGCGGCGCCATACTGCGGTCTGGAGCACCCGCTACCTGACCGCGGGGCGGCTCGTGCCGCAGAAGAACTATCGCATGCTGCTGCGCGCGTTCGCCCGCGCCGCGCGGACCGACGACACACTGACCATTGCCGGAGAGGGGCCGGAGCGCGACGCGCTGGGCAGGCTTGCAGCGGAACTGGGGATCGCCGATCGGGTGCGCTTCCCCGGACATCTGGCAAGCATCGACCCCCTATTGGCCGAAGCCGACGCCTTCGTCCTCAGCTCCGACTACGAAGGTCTTCCGGGTGTCGTCGTCGAGGCCCTGGCAGCCGGCCTGCCGGTACTGGCGACGGACTGCTGTGTCAGCATGTCGTGCCTGCTCGACAATGGCCGGACCGGAGTTCTCGTACCGGCCCGCTGCGAGGAAAGCTTCGCCGAGGGGCTTGCCGCAATCCGCCAGTTCCGCACCGACCCAGCGCGCGCGCGGGCGATTGCCGCCAGCTTCGAACTTGAAGGCGCGGCCCGGCGCTACAGCGAACTCATGGGCGATGTCGTGCGGCAAAAGGAGCGCGAACGCCGCCAAAAGCTCAGGATAAGCTGCCTTTCATCCCAGACCCGCGGCCCTCGCCTGGGCTGA
- a CDS encoding glycosyltransferase yields the protein MKIVDVCAFYSPMGGGVRTYVEQKLLIGPRLGHEIVIIAPGDEDTVIERGPGARIVTVKSPRFPLDRKYWYFPAAEPLYAALDAEAPDFVEATSPWRSAGLVAEWPGAAPRSLIMHADPLSAYAYRWFGQVFSRKTIDWQFSVFWEHLRKHSRKFDHVVSANSDLTRRLREGGVANTTTIAMGVEPGCFSPEHRDAALRARLLADCDLPESATLLLGVGRLAPEKRWPMVIDAVNAASQWAPIGLVMLGEGREERTILKHISGNPHIRLFRPERNRLTFARIMASADALVHGCEAETFCMAAAEARASGTPVIVPDSGGAADHAAGGAGQTFVSGNAASCALAIRDVAVSRPRPALRARSMDEHFADLFDAYRATVTGVRSVA from the coding sequence ATGAAGATCGTCGATGTCTGCGCTTTCTATTCGCCCATGGGCGGCGGCGTGCGCACTTATGTGGAACAGAAATTGCTGATCGGCCCCCGGTTGGGACATGAAATCGTGATTATCGCCCCGGGCGACGAGGACACGGTTATCGAACGCGGACCCGGCGCCCGCATCGTCACCGTCAAGAGCCCGCGCTTTCCGCTCGACCGCAAGTACTGGTATTTTCCCGCCGCCGAACCCCTTTATGCCGCGCTCGACGCCGAAGCGCCGGACTTCGTAGAGGCAACCTCACCCTGGCGCAGTGCGGGTCTCGTCGCAGAATGGCCGGGCGCTGCGCCGCGCAGCCTGATCATGCATGCCGATCCCCTGTCGGCCTATGCCTACCGTTGGTTCGGGCAGGTCTTCTCGCGCAAGACCATCGACTGGCAGTTCTCCGTATTCTGGGAGCACTTGCGCAAGCACAGCCGCAAGTTCGATCACGTCGTCAGCGCCAACAGCGATCTCACCCGGCGCCTGCGCGAAGGCGGCGTCGCCAATACCACGACGATTGCCATGGGTGTGGAGCCGGGTTGCTTCTCTCCGGAACATCGCGACGCCGCCCTGCGCGCACGGCTTCTGGCCGATTGCGACTTGCCGGAAAGCGCCACCCTGCTTCTGGGCGTGGGCCGGCTTGCGCCGGAAAAGCGCTGGCCCATGGTCATCGACGCAGTGAACGCCGCCAGCCAGTGGGCGCCGATCGGGCTCGTCATGCTCGGTGAAGGGCGCGAAGAGCGCACGATCCTCAAGCACATCTCCGGCAATCCGCATATCCGCCTGTTCCGGCCCGAGCGTAACCGGCTGACATTCGCAAGGATCATGGCCAGCGCCGATGCACTGGTCCATGGCTGCGAAGCGGAGACCTTCTGCATGGCCGCAGCCGAAGCGAGAGCCAGCGGGACGCCGGTCATCGTCCCGGATAGCGGCGGCGCAGCCGATCACGCGGCCGGCGGGGCAGGACAGACCTTCGTCTCGGGCAATGCCGCCAGTTGCGCCCTCGCCATTCGCGACGTCGCTGTCAGCCGCCCGCGTCCGGCCCTGCGCGCCCGCTCCATGGACGAGCATTTCGCCGATCTCTTCGACGCTTACCGGGCCACGGTAACCGGCGTGCGCAGCGTGGCGTGA
- a CDS encoding Leu/Phe/Val dehydrogenase: protein MTAAASHDLPPVEYVRLIDEAARLDGVIAIHSTARGPAAGGCRLWSYPDAETMLADAARLAEGMSYKNAMAELPFGGGKSVLRRPHGAFDRRILFEAFGREVEKLGGRYVTAEDVGTGVEDMEFAAMHTSHVAGRTARPGFAGGDPSPWTALGVFEAMKASALFAYGSSLSGMTIAVQGLGSVGAELCHMLDGAGARLVVADIVTERAAGVADKLGATVAAVEEIAGVDAQVFAPCALGGALDDAALAALKAKVVCGAANNQLAAPHIAGRLLEMDVTYAPDYVVNAGGIINVSAEYLHEDENQVRARVMRIGPRTADILEQARDLHLPSSQVANRIAEQLMTQPVDAAD, encoded by the coding sequence ATGACCGCCGCTGCCAGCCACGATTTGCCGCCTGTGGAATATGTCCGCCTGATCGATGAGGCCGCCCGCCTCGACGGCGTCATCGCCATTCATTCCACTGCACGCGGTCCTGCCGCCGGCGGCTGCCGCCTGTGGAGCTATCCGGATGCCGAGACGATGTTGGCCGATGCAGCGCGCCTGGCCGAGGGCATGAGCTACAAGAACGCCATGGCCGAACTACCATTCGGCGGCGGCAAATCGGTACTGCGACGCCCGCATGGCGCGTTCGACCGCCGCATCCTGTTCGAAGCGTTCGGCCGCGAGGTCGAGAAACTGGGCGGCAGGTACGTGACGGCAGAAGACGTCGGCACCGGCGTCGAGGATATGGAATTCGCAGCCATGCACACCAGCCATGTCGCCGGCCGCACGGCAAGGCCCGGCTTCGCGGGCGGCGATCCCTCCCCCTGGACGGCGCTGGGCGTCTTCGAAGCGATGAAGGCATCCGCGCTCTTCGCTTACGGCAGCTCGCTGTCCGGAATGACGATTGCCGTCCAGGGCCTGGGCAGCGTCGGCGCTGAACTGTGTCACATGCTCGACGGGGCCGGAGCCCGGCTGGTCGTGGCCGACATCGTGACCGAGCGTGCCGCCGGCGTTGCCGACAAGCTCGGCGCCACGGTTGCCGCGGTAGAGGAGATCGCCGGAGTGGATGCACAGGTCTTTGCGCCCTGCGCGCTGGGCGGCGCACTCGACGACGCTGCGCTTGCCGCGCTCAAGGCCAAGGTCGTCTGCGGCGCTGCGAACAACCAGCTTGCCGCCCCGCATATCGCCGGGCGCCTGCTGGAAATGGACGTCACATACGCGCCGGACTACGTCGTCAATGCCGGCGGGATCATCAATGTTTCGGCTGAATACCTCCATGAAGACGAAAACCAGGTCCGCGCCCGGGTCATGCGCATTGGCCCACGCACGGCCGACATTCTGGAACAAGCGCGCGATCTGCACCTGCCCTCTTCGCAGGTAGCGAACCGCATAGCCGAGCAATTGATGACGCAGCCGGTCGACGCCGCAGACTGA
- a CDS encoding DUF2141 domain-containing protein — MTALPLALPLLAAAAIPSTPDLGQAEGRCRPGESGPSFLVSVDGLKDRKGRLKLEVYPDNNRDFLEDDNILISEGKTFRRVVETVPQSGTPVLCVRVPGPGTYAVSLLHDRDQNRKFGWRTDGIGFAGNPRLGWGKPKAARASAQAGNGPTPITIVLNYQHGLGVAPLDRAR; from the coding sequence GTGACTGCCCTGCCCCTCGCCCTGCCGCTGCTCGCCGCGGCCGCAATTCCTTCGACCCCCGATCTGGGCCAGGCCGAAGGACGCTGCCGTCCGGGCGAGAGCGGGCCTTCGTTCCTGGTCAGCGTCGATGGACTCAAGGACCGCAAGGGCAGGCTCAAGCTGGAAGTATACCCGGACAATAACAGGGACTTCCTGGAGGACGACAATATCCTCATCAGCGAAGGCAAGACGTTCCGCCGCGTCGTGGAAACCGTGCCGCAGTCGGGCACTCCGGTACTCTGCGTTCGCGTGCCGGGGCCAGGCACTTATGCCGTGAGCCTGCTTCACGACCGCGACCAGAACCGCAAGTTCGGATGGCGTACGGATGGCATCGGTTTTGCCGGAAATCCGCGCCTGGGCTGGGGCAAGCCCAAGGCCGCCAGGGCCAGCGCTCAGGCCGGGAACGGCCCCACGCCCATCACCATCGTCCTCAACTACCAGCATGGCCTCGGCGTCGCCCCGCTCGATCGCGCCCGCTAG
- a CDS encoding Lrp/AsnC family transcriptional regulator, whose translation MIELDAYEKKILRELQRDANQTTAQIAERVGLSASPCWRRIDRLEREGVITRRVALVDREKVGLNAHVFVQVKLTAHGRANLDEFASKIREFPEVLDCYVLMGAVDFMIRVVARDINAYERFFFEELSQLPGVQEVISTVALSQIKSTTELPI comes from the coding sequence ATGATCGAACTTGATGCATATGAGAAAAAGATTCTCCGCGAACTCCAGCGCGACGCGAATCAAACGACGGCCCAGATCGCCGAGAGGGTGGGGCTTTCCGCATCTCCCTGCTGGCGGCGGATCGATCGGCTTGAACGCGAAGGCGTGATCACGCGGCGCGTGGCCCTTGTCGACCGGGAGAAAGTAGGGCTCAACGCGCATGTCTTCGTTCAGGTGAAGCTGACAGCGCATGGCCGGGCCAACCTCGACGAATTCGCCAGCAAGATCCGTGAATTTCCCGAGGTGCTCGATTGCTATGTGCTGATGGGGGCGGTCGATTTCATGATCCGTGTCGTGGCCAGGGACATCAATGCCTACGAGCGCTTCTTCTTCGAGGAACTTTCACAGCTTCCCGGCGTGCAGGAAGTGATCTCCACGGTTGCCCTGTCGCAGATCAAGTCGACGACCGAACTGCCCATCTGA